Genomic window (Blattabacterium cuenoti):
ATTCTTGTGTTTCTGTTATGGAAATCAATGATCCTGTTGTCATCCCTAATTCAGAAGGGAAAAGGACAACTCCATCTATAGTAGCTTTTGTAGAAGGAGGAGAAAGAAAAATAGGAGATCCTGCTAAAAGACAAGCGGTAACAAATCCAAAAAAAACTATTTTTTCAATCAAAAGATTTATGGGAAGAATGTATTCAGAAGTATCTGAAGAATTAAAACATATTCCTTATAAAGTTATAAAAGGTGGAAATAATACTCCTCGTGTTGATATAGAAAATAGATTATATGCTCCACAAGAAATATCTGCAATGATTTTACAAAAAATGAAAAAAACAGCTGAAGATTATCTTGGAGAAGAAATTAATAGAGCCGTAATTACGGTCCCTGCTTATTTTAACGATGCACAAAGACAAGCGACTAAAGAAGCTGGAGAAATAGCTGGATTAAAAGTAGAAAGAATTATAAATGAACCCACTGCAGCTGCTTTAGCTTATGGTTTAGATAAAAATAATCAAAATAAAAAAATTGTTGTATACGATTTAGGAGGAGGTACTTTTGATGTTTCTATTTTAGAATTAGGAGATGGAGTTTTTGAAGTTCTATCTACTAATGGGGATACACATTTAGGAGGAGATGATTTTGATCAAGTTATTATTAATTATTTAGCAAGTGAATTTAAATCTAAAGAAGGATTAGATCTTAGAAAGGATCCTATGGCTTTACAACGTTTGAAAGAAGCATCTGAAAAAGCTAAAATCGAACTATCTTCTTCAAATCAAACAGAAGTAAATCTACCTTACATTACAGCAACGGAATCAGGGCCAAAACATTTAGTATTGACCCTTATACGTTCCAAATTTGAACAATTGTCAGAAAAATTAATACAACGCTCCATTAATCCTTGTTCTAAAGCATTAAAAGATGCAAATTTAATAACTAAAGATATAGACGAAGTAATTTTAGTTGGGGGGTCTACACGTATGCCAAAAGTACAAGAAGAAGTAGAAAAATTTTTTGGAAAAAAACCATCTAAGGGAGTTAACCCAGATGAAGTCGTCGCTATTGGGGCAGCTATACAAGGAGGTGTACTAACGGGAGATGTACAAAATGTATTGCTATTAGATGTTACTCCTTTATCTTTAGGAATTGAAACTTTAGGAGGAGTTTTTACAAAACTTATTGAATCTAATACTACAATCCCTACTAAAAAATCAGAAGTTTTTTCTACAGCATCTGATAATCAATCAGCAGTAACTATACGTGTAGGACAAGGAGAAAGACCTATGTTCAATGATAATAAAGAAATAGGGAGGTTTGACTTAGTTGATATTCCTCCAGCTCCTAGAGGAATTCCTCAAATTGAGGTAACTTTTGATATAGATGCGAATGGAATACTTAATGTTTCTGCGAAAGATAAAGGAACAGGAAAAGAACAATCAATACGTATAGAAACCTCTTCAGGATTAAATCAAGAAGAAATCGAAAAAATGAAAAAAGAGGCAAAAGAAAATGCCCAAAAAGATGAAAAAATAAAAAAAGAAATCGAAAAATTAAACACTGCAGACAATCAAATTTTTCAATCTGAAAAACAATTGAAAGATTATGGAAATAAATTATCTGAAAATAATAAAAAAAATATAGAAAATTCTTTAAAAAAATTAAAAGAAGCTCATTCTAAAAAAGATTTTGTTTCTATTGAAAATTATATGAAAAAACTAAATGAAGCTTGGACTAATGCTTCTCAAGAAATTTATAATACAAAAAATATAAATAAAAATAATCAATCAAATAAAAAAGAAGAAAAAGAAAATGA
Coding sequences:
- the dnaK gene encoding molecular chaperone DnaK, producing the protein MSKIIGIDLGTTNSCVSVMEINDPVVIPNSEGKRTTPSIVAFVEGGERKIGDPAKRQAVTNPKKTIFSIKRFMGRMYSEVSEELKHIPYKVIKGGNNTPRVDIENRLYAPQEISAMILQKMKKTAEDYLGEEINRAVITVPAYFNDAQRQATKEAGEIAGLKVERIINEPTAAALAYGLDKNNQNKKIVVYDLGGGTFDVSILELGDGVFEVLSTNGDTHLGGDDFDQVIINYLASEFKSKEGLDLRKDPMALQRLKEASEKAKIELSSSNQTEVNLPYITATESGPKHLVLTLIRSKFEQLSEKLIQRSINPCSKALKDANLITKDIDEVILVGGSTRMPKVQEEVEKFFGKKPSKGVNPDEVVAIGAAIQGGVLTGDVQNVLLLDVTPLSLGIETLGGVFTKLIESNTTIPTKKSEVFSTASDNQSAVTIRVGQGERPMFNDNKEIGRFDLVDIPPAPRGIPQIEVTFDIDANGILNVSAKDKGTGKEQSIRIETSSGLNQEEIEKMKKEAKENAQKDEKIKKEIEKLNTADNQIFQSEKQLKDYGNKLSENNKKNIENSLKKLKEAHSKKDFVSIENYMKKLNEAWTNASQEIYNTKNINKNNQSNKKEEKENEEKSSKGNENVQDVDYEEVK